The nucleotide window CTGCAGAAAAGGCGGTCGTAGAGTTCCATGTCGCTAAACTGCGTAAAGTACACCACAGCGCCAATGGCTTCGAGTAAGAAGGTAAAGGGGAGCACTGCTTTCAGGATTCGGCCAGCGTCGACGTTACCTTCCTGCGTGTAGTTCGCGAGGAGGGCCGACTGGTGGTTAAATCCCGGGTGCATACCGGCAAGCAAGATAATCACGGTAGAAATCGTCATGATTCCAAGACCGCCCGCCTGCATCAGGACCACGAGCACCCAGTTGCCAAAGGTGGTAAAGCTTGCGCTAATATCGATAGTGGTAAGGCCGGTAACGCATACGGCAGACATAGCTGTAAAGAACGCGTCGAGTACGCCTACCGGTTCACGCTGCGCAAACGGGAGCGACAACAGGAGTGCCCCCAAAGAAACCAGCGCGAGGTAGCCGGACACGATCATCAAAATCGGGTTGCCCGACTTTTTCTTGACTTCGGCCTTCTTTTCCACGAAGTCAAACGCTTCGTACCTAGAACGTAACATGGGCGTAAATATAGAAATTAATCCCTATCTTGCCTAGGTTTTGGCGGTTTTCTACATTTGGGCCCGTATGAAGAATTTGCGTGCCATTTTGATGCCGATTGCGATTTTACTCGGGATTTTGCTCCCGCAGGCACACGTGCTTTCGCCGTTAATGCCGTTTTTGATCGGTACCATGATGTTTTTGACGTTTGTGACTAAAATTCCGCCGCAAACGCATGGTTACACGTTTAAAATTGAAATTCGTGCACTGATTGTGAGCTTGATTCTGGTGGCTGCCATTGCGGGCATTGTAAAACTCTTTGACCTTCCGCGCGAGGTACTTTTGGGTGGTGCGATTATTGCGCTTTGCCCGCCTGCAAATGCGGCCCCTGCTATGGCGAAAATGCTTGGCGGTTCGGCCTCGCTTGCCTTGAAGATTTTCTTGAGTGGAAACCTGATTGCGTGTTTTTCGATCCCGATTGTGTTCGGTTACCTGACAGGAACTGATGCTGGTCTGAGCGAAATCGCGATGAAGATTTTCAATACGATTCAGCCGATTATTAGCATCCCGCTGGCGTTTGCGCTGGGTCTGCGAGCTTTTTACCCGGAACTTGCTGACCGCGCCGCGAAATACCAGAAGTACACCATGTTCGTGTGGACGTTCTCGGTGTTCGTAATTTTGGCGAAGGCGAGCTACGACATTCGCGAAATGGGATTCACGGAACTTTGGAATAGCGGTAAACTCCCCATGATGGCGGGAATTTCGCTGATTCTTTGCATTCTCCTTTACGCCCTCGGCTGGTATGTCGAAAGGAACCGTCGCCCGATTGAAAGTGCGCAGAGCATGGGCCAGAAGAATACGACGCTCGTCATCTGGATTGCGACTTTGTATGCGGGCCCCGTGGTGGCACTCGCCCCCACTTGCTATGTGGTGTGGCAGAATCTGGTGCTCAGCTATCTGAGCGCGAGGATTAAGCCGAAGGAACCTGCAAAAACGGATGGCTAGGACAATTTTTTTACGGCCAAGAGGCATTGTCCTGCCTTGACCTCGGAAGACTCCTTCACAAAGACCTGCGATACAATCCCGCCACTCGCAGCAATCACCGGAATTTCCGTTTTCATGCTTTCAATGATAGCGAGGGTATCACCCGCCTTCACTGTTTCTTCCGGCTTTGCGATTAGTTTCCAGAGGGAACCTGCGACAGGGCTGTAAACACCGTCTTCACCATCTGCAAGCGTGATTTCTGCAATCGGAGTAGTCTGTGCACTATGACTTTCGAAAGTGAATTGGCCATTCGCAATCCAGCGTTCCTTTTCTTCTTCGAAGGCTTTGGTTCGCTTTTCTTCGAAGGCCGAAATGGATTCCGCATTGACAGCAAGGAAACGTTCGTATTCTTCGATGTCAAAGGAGCTATTTTCCACAACAACATGGAATTTGC belongs to Fibrobacter sp. UWT2 and includes:
- a CDS encoding bile acid:sodium symporter family protein codes for the protein MKNLRAILMPIAILLGILLPQAHVLSPLMPFLIGTMMFLTFVTKIPPQTHGYTFKIEIRALIVSLILVAAIAGIVKLFDLPREVLLGGAIIALCPPANAAPAMAKMLGGSASLALKIFLSGNLIACFSIPIVFGYLTGTDAGLSEIAMKIFNTIQPIISIPLAFALGLRAFYPELADRAAKYQKYTMFVWTFSVFVILAKASYDIREMGFTELWNSGKLPMMAGISLILCILLYALGWYVERNRRPIESAQSMGQKNTTLVIWIATLYAGPVVALAPTCYVVWQNLVLSYLSARIKPKEPAKTDG